The Ranitomeya variabilis isolate aRanVar5 chromosome 7, aRanVar5.hap1, whole genome shotgun sequence DNA window gGTGACACTCGAGTTTAGCAGACATTCAGTTGTGTGGAAAAGTATTTGCCGCCTTCCCGAGTTCCTATCCTTTGCATGTTTGACACACTTAAATATTTTGGTCACCAAAAAAATGTTAATATTAAACGAAGTTaatacaagtaatcacaaaatgcagtttataaattaaggtctttatttttaaggaaaaaataaatccaaacctacagggtcctgtgtgaaatagTGATTGCCTTCTAAAACTAATACCTGGCTGGGCCCTTAGCTccaacaactgcaatcaaacatttgtgataactggcaatgagtcttttataaagctctggaggaattttggccgctatcttcagaattgttgtaattcagccacattggcagTTTCCGAACATGAACCGCCTTTTTTAAAGTCATTACAGCATCTCAGTCGGATTAAGGtcaagactttgactaggccactccaaagtcttaatttagcTTTTCTTAACCCATTCaggggtggacttgctggtgtgttttggatctttatcctgctgcataacccaagtgcgcttcagcttaagGTTACGAACAGATGGCCCGACAttgttcttcaggattttttggtagactgcAGAATTCATGGCACCATTTAACACAGCAAGCATTTCAGGTCCTgaaacagcaaaacagccccagatcatcacactaccaccaccatattttactcttggtatgatgttccttttctgaaatgctgtgttacttctacactgtatgtaatgggacatacactttccaaaaagttcaacttttgtctcataaggactcagagtattctcccaaaagtcttggggatcatagcAAAATGGAGATGAGACTTAATGTTCTTAtttctcagcagtggtttttgtctttgacctctgccatgcaggccatttttgcccagtctcattcttatggtggagtcaggaCTACTGACCTTAACTGGGACAAGTGAGAcctgcagttctctgaatgttggggtcttttgtgacttctTGGATGAGTGATCGCTGAGCTCTAGGGATAACTTTGGTCGACCGTCCACTCCAGGGACAGAATAGGGTAAAATGGGGTGCACTCAGTCAATTTAAGGTGAGGTGCAGGTGTCATGGACTAAAAAAGTCCCAGTAATCAAATATTGTTCGggagacaccgcacactctagtgaTCAATTATGCAAGATAGTGTGAATTTATTCAACATAACTCAATATAAGTAACACATGGGAGCAATTCTACAAACATAAGGTAAGCGATCAAATTTAGTAACATAacatgacgtttcgactctcccgagtcttaatcatacCATTGCTAAAAGACAAAAACAGAACATTGGTAAATACAAACATATAGTATGTACATATATACAAGTCTAGAAAGTACATGCATAGTACACCATCAGTCCATTAGAGAAATTTCAAAGAGGTATGTCAAGCAACCATAGACCCTGAAAAGCACCAATGAATACACCGAGGTGAATAAAATGCTTATGATATCATGGATGTGGAGGATATAGGTGGTCTAGAGGTCAAAGTGGTATAGACTACTGGAGCTCCTTAGGCTTGTCCTCTATTAAAACTTTTTTTGTATAAGGACACATATTATATCCAAACGcgtgggaccgcaatgggctcaaacGTAGCCCCGGCCTATGCCAACGCATTTATGAATCAGTTTGAAATTGAGCACATCTATGAGAATGAACTCTTTACAACACATGTCATTAACTATGTTcgttacatagatgacatcttcataTGGACAGGGACAGCTGACACTTTGGACCAATTCTTTGTGTATCTTAACTCAATCTCCCCAGAGCTACAGTTTACCATTCACTATAACGCCCATGAAATTTCATTCCTTGACACCTTAGTAATTAAAGATGACAATGGTAATCTCACAACCAACATATTCACGAAACCTTCGGACTGTAACAACCTACTGCATTATTCGAGTTGTCACCCAAAGACAACAAAAAACAGTCTCCCACGATCGCAATTTAAGAGGGTCTCTCGTATTGTAACTGACCCTACTTTGCACCAGAATAGGTTGGACACCATGGCTCTCAAATTCCAAGAAAGACAGTACCCTCTTAAACTTTTGGATCAAGAGAAATCACGGATCAACTCCCCACACTCCTCGCCTACAACCTAAGGAGAGATTACCTTTTGTGCACACACATCACCCCTTCATGCCCAAAATACAGTTATTAAAAAACATTGGTCTTTGTTACACAAAGCCTACCCCACTGTGGAATCATTTCAGTCACCACCTCTAATGAGCACGAGGAGACCCAAGAACATCAAAGATCACCTAGTACGGGCCGACATCGGTAGCACACAACCTCAGACCACACAGAGGCTTCTTGCCAGCCGTCGACAGGGCACTTTTCCATGTCTTAATTGTGGAGCATGCTCGAATGTCATTAAATCGGATAATGTCACTCATCCTAGGACAGGGAAATCGTATCCCATACAGGGCTTCTTTACTTACGATACTAACTTCGCAATCTATGTAATCAAGTGCCCTTGTGGCCTTTTATATATTGGTGAGACCACAcaacatgtcaaagaccgcatagtGAGTCACAAATCTACGATTTGGTGTGGCAaaacatggcttcccatccctgATTATTTTATTACCCACAATCATACTGAGGCCCAATTAAAGTTTCAGATACTCGAGCAGGTCCATCGTCCCAGAAGAGGGGGCAACCACGTCAAATTACGTAAAAGCAGAGAAACCTTCTGGATACACACGTTAGACACCCTCTCGCCCAGGGGTTTGAATAGGGAAATAGACTGGCTTATATGTTAAAATTCCAGCATTAACCATTTGTTTTGTCTTTTAGACCCGCTGAATACTCATCACACAGGTGAGTTATCATCACAGTTCCCCCTTTTTATTTTGTTCATATTTTTTCCTTCTCCAttcttttatctttttatttttcatttattttttatttttcatttatcttTCTATTTTTCCCTACATTTTTTCGCATTATTTTGCCGCATTAATCttgtctctttttttatttttcttcttatgGATTACTTTCTatttttattattcattatttattcacgttttttcatcattttttcatCCCCTTTTTTGTGTATGCACAGCCTTTTCTCTGTTCTGAACACTGGATATCAACATTTGATCATCTTTTACGATACCCACCATTAGCAATCATCCTAATTCGGCATGGTCCCATTAATCCCATGTCACATACTACTGACATTACCCCCAGTCCACAGCCTCCACCTTGCGGCATTCTACTGTATACATCATTTTGATGTCTATCCTTGTATTttgtcttttttatatattttttttgctgacatttctcccaatCATCCAGGTAATATTCTCTTTCCattattattttcatattttcaatattcatttatcttattttgtcttttatttgtattttttcatctctcattctatttttcttttttttccaaatctcATTAGCCAGTATCTATTAGCCTCCCCATATTCATTAGATTACCCCATTTCAGTGTCATGCTTTCATCCAACATGGTCCCAGACACCCTTGTATATGCAGGGTCCACCCAACATGGCCGCCGCTATTTCGTACATATGCCTGGTTACCCTAGTTACATGTACACAGGCGCCTCCACACTCTGCGGATGGCCGGGGCGGGACTTCCGGTCCGGATGACGAACTTCCAGTCCGGCGGTCACTGCTCGTATTTAACAGCCCCATCCTGACTTCTCTCTACACGCCGGCATCTGGAAGGCGCGGGAGCGCTGCCATCCTAGACGCATATCGCAGGTAATGCAGGGCTCTGCCGGTGAGACCACCTACCAGTGTCCTCCATGTTCTCTACAGGTAGTCACCAATTGAGACCAACGTTCTCCCCAATAGAGCCGGTCTGTGGTGGCAACCTTAAAGCTCAATCCAGCACGTTCCCTGACCAAGGGTGTCCATTATTCTTCATTTTTAGGCCCCACACACAGGGCAACAAACGACCGTGGGCTATATATTACCTCACCATCAACTAGGTATTTAACCAGGGACCCTCTGTGTATTACCGTAATCTAGCCTCACCTTTGGTTTCATGATGCTGATCTGTATTCCTTACCCTACCCATCCTACCCATGTTTCTAAAACTAAGGATTTGCTACCTTTAAGCATTATTACCACCATACCAAGGTAACTAGTGTCTACTGTCACCTTTCCTGTCTCCTCCTGGTCTATACCACTGTGACCTCTAGACCACCTATATCCTCCACATCCATGATATCATAAGCATTTTATTCACCTCGGTGTATTCATTGGTGCTTTTAAGGGTCTATGGTTGCTTGACATACCTCTTTGAAATTTCACTAATGGACTGATGGTGTACTATGCATGTACTTTGTAGACTTGTATATATGTACATACTATATGTTTGTATTTACCAATGTTCTGCGCTGGGTGCTACCTACTTGGCTGGAGCGACACCatagaggccagtgattggctgctgttTAGTCACATGGTTAGGCGGCTCATCATAATGAAACTTTACACCATTCATTCCACATGATCACATTTTTTATGATTATTACAACCCCCATAATACACACAATAGGGACATCGCTCGGTAACTGAAGAGGGACAAATCGAATTCAGGCAATCAGAATTCACGATGAATTTCACTAAAAATTTATAATTCGATTCACTGGAATGCAGGACTGAGAAGGGAAAAGTAATACAAAGCCCTTCTTACTCACCTCTCCCCAGTCCAGCGCGCCGCTCCCTGGTCCCAGTCCTCCGCTGACTCACATCTTTGCTCTGGCTCAGGTCTTCACATTATTGCACCGCCGGCACTGACTTGTCCTGAGCGGGTATTATAACATCACACCGTCACTGGGGACTAGTCAGCACCGGTGGGACCGAACAGGGAAGACATAAGAGAAGACCGTGGGAGTAAGCGAGCCAGCGGAGGAGCAGGCGGGGAGCTGCAGCACCAGAAGTGAGGGCCAAGGACAGGTGAGTAGAATATTTGTGTATTTTGACCCTTCTGCTTATTTTGCCCCGGGGTCTGGGGAAACTTCAGAACATGATAAGCGGCTTTCACCAGAAATTCATTTTCATCCAGTAAAATTGTCCAGAATTGAATTTCCCAGCCAAATCCGAGCAGATGTGGAAGTAGAATTTTGGCAGATTCGCTCATCAATAATGGCAACGTCTCGTTATGGACCTACAGATAATCCAAGCATCCGGGACACTGCACATTCAGGAATCAGGTGAAAATAAGCCTCAGTGTAGAAGCGTCTGTCACTACAGCAGGGAACCTTACCGGCCTTATAAGAGTCGATTTATCAGGACCAAATCCCAGTGCACATTCCTTAAaaaaaatactgaatatgtgatGAAATCATGGTGAGATGGGGTGGGGGGCACTCGTCATGGTTCTGGCTGTTTCCATTGAGGACAGTACAGGAGAGAAGATTAGATCATCTGTTCTGCAGTTCCTGTAGGGAGGAGACTTTGATCAACTCTTTGGTTTCTTTTTACCCCCCTCAGATGCCTCCAGTAGATCGTTTATTAATGTTTCACCAATCTGCACCTGAGTCTTCAGATTCTGGATTTCCTCGTCCTTTTGCTGTATTCTACGTCTCAGCTCCTCTATCTGCTCGTCCGCTTCTCTCAGACTTTGTGTCTCTGCAGGCTTTGGCCCCGGATTAGACATTACAGTATTCCATTGTGTTCTGTCCCATGAAGAACCTTCTCCCTTCCACTCGTATTTCTTCACGTCCTGATTAGCACCTGTTTTATCAGCTTCTTGTCCAGGTATTGGGCTCCTCACTTTGTGTCTTTGGGAATCATATCCAGCATGTTCTTGCCTTGCATTAGTTTCCATTCCATGATATGCATTTTGTAGCTGTTGGATTTTCTCTTCCATCTTGCGGATTGTGTCTCGATGTTCCTCTTTGATTTTATCCTTGTTGCGCAGATCTTGGTGGAGCTTCTCCATGGCGCGCTCTGCCTGATTTCTGCTTCGTATTTCCTCTATTAATAGTTTTTCTTTCTCACAGAGTTTCTCCTTTAACTCGTTCATTTTGTCTTCCATCTTCCAGCGGGTGTCTTGATTTTCTGACATAATGCTATCCTTGTTGCGCAGATCTTGGCGGAACTTCTCTATGGTGCGATCCTTCTCTTCCACGGTCTTGATGTATGATTCTAGTAGCTGTTTGTGATTGTCCTCACTTTCTCTCAGCTTCATGACTAGGTCGCCATTCTGAAATTTCAGTTCTGCATTTTCTCTTTGGATTCTTTCTTTTTCCTCCCTCATGTCTCTGAACTCTTTTTCTTTGAGTTGCTGATACTCTTGAAATTTCATATTTGCCAAACTAATTTTCTCAGAAAATAAGGTAGAATAAGTGAATGCTTCTTGGATTGAACGTCCCACCTCAGCAGCGACCTGAGAACTATCAGGATTGGGGTCTAGATTTCTCTTTTTCGCTTCTGGTCCTGAATCATCAGCTCCTTTTCTCGTTGTGTCAGAAGCAGTGACGTTCTCAGGTTTTCTTCTGACTTCTGTAGGTTGACTCCATGAAGGTGTGGACTCCTTGTGTACCCTGCTGTCCTGGGAATGAGCTGAATCTGGGGACCTTCCAGGCACGCTTGAGTCTTTATGTTTCCTATCAGCAGCGTCCTGTCGATAATCTACATGTAAAGGAATAAAGAAGATGTGATCATCATGTTACTTTCTGTCCATCGTGAGCAAAGATTATGTCTACCTCCAATCATCTGCACATGAGCCTCTGTGAATGTGACGTCACGAAGGGAACTAATTGGGTCCTGGAAAGGCTGACTTGGGACCCATGTTAATGGCTTTCTAGTCATCTTACAGAAGTCATGGACTGAATACTGGGCAGACCCTCGTggacacctgtcatgatctctgcaggcagagatcatagcaagcctatagagggacaagctctcggaagatggaactatactgaccatgaactaagcctgccgcgcaactagaaatagccaggtagcatttcctatttatcgctagatgcccagctctggcctaagacctaaatagctagcagagggaaatataagacctggctcacctctagagaaatattccaaagaagacagtagccccccacatataatgacggtgagttcagatgaaacaacaaacgcagcaggaaaatagtcttagcaaatttgaggtccgcttactagatagcagaagacagatagtatactttcatggtcagcagaaaaacactaacaaaacaccatccagagattaccttaaactctggcattaactcataacgccagagtagcaatccctgatcaacgagagctttccagacacagtaacaaaacttcagctgtgaactggaacaaataggcaaaacaaaacatggacaaaagtccaacttatctagtagttgtctagaagcaggaacaagcactgagaggcatcagataacattgttgaccggcaagaaaccaccaaagaaatgagcttaaatagcgacacccactactgatggaaccaggtgaaacaggaaagaggatgacaagtccaattccacaagcggccaccgggggagcccagaatccaaattcacaacagtacccccccctcaaggagggggcaccgaaccctcaccagatccaccagggcgaccaggatgagccctatggaaggcacgaacaagatcagaagcatgaacatcagatgcattgacccaagaattatcctcctggccgtaacccttccagttgaccagatactggagtttccgtctggaaacacgagagtccaaaattttctccacaacgtactccaactcaccctcaaccaacaccggagcaggaggctcaactgaaggtacaacaggtacctcatacctgcgcaataacgaccgatgaaaaacgttatgaatggaaaaggacgcagggaggtccaaacggaaagaaacaggattaagaatctccaatattctataagggccgatgaaccgaggtttaaacttaggagaagagaccctcatagggacaaaacgagaagacaaccacactaaatctccaacacaaagccgagaaccaacacgacgatgacggttggcaaaacgctgagtcttctcctgggacaacttcaaattgtccataacctgcccccagatgtgatgcaatctctccaccaccgcatccactccaggacaatccgaggattccacctgaccggaggaaaatcgagggtgaaaccccgaattacagaaaaacggggacaccaaggtggaagaactggcccgattattgagggcgaactctgccaatggcaaaaaagcaacccaatcatcctggtcagcagagacaaaacacctcagatatgtctcaagggtctgattagtccgctcggtctggccattagtctgagggtgaaaagcagatgaaaaagacaaatctatgcccatcctagcacagaatgcccgccaaaatctagacacaaattgggtacctctgtcagaaacaatattctcaggaataccgtgcaatcggacaacattctgaaaaaacagaggaaccaactcagaagaagaaggcaacttgggcagaggaaccaaatggaccattttagagaaacggtcacagaccacccagatgacagacatcttctgggaaacaggcagatctgaaataaaatccatcgagatgtgtgtccaaggcctcttaggaataggcaagggcaacagcagtccgctagcccgagaactacaagacttggcccgagcacaaacgtcacatgactgcacaaagactcgcacatctcgtgacagggaaggccaccagaaggatcttgccaccaaatccctggtaccaaaaattccgggatgacctgccaatgcagaagaatgtacctcagagatgactctgctggtccaatcatccggaacaaacagtctatcaggcggacaacgatccggtctatccgcctgaaactcttgcaaggaccgccgcagatcaggagaaacggccgacaaaattactccctccctaaggatacctgtgggttcagaattaccaggagagtccgggtcaaaactcctagaaagggcatctgccttaacattcttagaacccggtaggtatgacaccacaaaattaaagcgagaaaaaaataaagaccagcgcgcctgtctaggattcaggcgtctggcagtctcaagataaatcaaatttttgtggtcagtcaataccaccacctgatgcctagccccctcgagccaatggcgccactcctcaaacgcccacttcatggccaaaagctcccgattcccaacatcataattccgctctgcgggcgaaaatttgcgagaaaagaaggcacaaggcctaatgacggagcagtcggaacctttctgcgacaacactgccccagctccgatctccgaagcgtcaacctcaacctgaaaaggcagattcacatcaggctgacgcaacacaggggcagaggcaaaacggcgcttaagctcctgaaaggcctctacagcatgaggggaccaattagcaacatcagcgccttgtctggtcaaatcagtcagtggtttaacgacatccgaaaaaccagcaataaatcggcggtaaaagttggcaaagcccaaaaatctctgaagacccttaagagaggagggctgagtccagtcacaaatagcttgcaccttgacgggatccatctcaatggaagagggagaaaaaatataccccaaaaaggaaattttctggaccccaaaaacgcacttagaccccttcacacataaagaattagaccgcagaacctgaaaaactctcctgacctgctggacatgagagtcccagtcatcagaaaaaatcagaatatcatccagatatattatcataaatttatccagaaaatcgcggaaaatatcatgcataaaagactggaaaactgaaggggcattagaaagaccaaaaggcatgaccaaatactcaaagtggccctcgggcgtattaaatgcggtcttccactcatccccctgcctgatccgcaccaaattatacgccccacgaagatcaattttagagaaccacttagcaccctctatacgagcaaacaaatcagtaagcaatggcaatgggtattgatacttaacagtgatcttattcagaagccgataatcaatacatggtctcaaagagccgtctttctttgagacaaagaaaaacccagctcccaagggagaagaagatggacgaatatgtcccttttccaaagactcctttatatattcccgcatagcagcatgttccggcacagacaaattaaacaaacgaccctttggatatttacaacccggtatcaaatctatggcacaatcgcactcacggtgcggaggtaacgacccaagcttgggttcgtcaaagacgtcttgataatcagagaggaactcagggacttcagagggaatggacgacgaaatagaaaccaaaggtacgtccccatgaatacccttacatccccagctcaacacagacattgctctccagtccaagactgggttgtgagactgcaaccatggcaatcccagtaccaaatcgtcatgtaaattatacagcaccaggaaacgaataatctcctggtgatccggattgatacgcatggttacttgtgtccagtattgtggtttattattagccaatggggtggagtcaatccccttcagaggaataagagtctccaaaggctctaaatcaaaaccacaacgattggcaaaggaattctcggctcagataccggagcatgtaccacaaaatcttgtaaattttgtactttcgtgatgagattattcaaacccacagttacactctggagatccattattatcaggtgcacacagagcatacagagattaggaggagagagagaaaaaaagactgcagaaaggcagactgaaggaaaaaaaaaaaaaaaattccagcagacttcttataactctcctttctcaacctgggtctttaacactttatgggccggtcaaactgtcatgatctctgcaggcagagatcatagcaagcctatagagggacaagctctcggaagatggaactatactgaccatgaactaagcctgccgcgcaactagaaatagccaggtagcatttcctatttatcgctagatgcccagctctggcctaagacctaaatagctagcagagggaaatataagacctggctcacctctagagaaatattccaaagaagacagtagccccccacatataatgacggtgagttcagatgaaacaacaaacgcagcaggaaaatagtcttagcaaatttgaggtccgcttactagatagcagaagacagatagtatactttcatggtcagcagaaaaacactaacaaaacaccatccagagattaccttaaactctggcattaactcataacgccagagtagcaatccctgatcaacgagagctttccagacacagtaacaaaacttcagctgtgaactggaacaaataggcaaaacaaaacatggacaaaagtccaacttatctagtagttgtctagaagcaggaacaagcactgagaggcatcagataacattgttgaccggcaagaaaccaccaaagaaatgagcttaaatagcgacacccactactgatggaaccaggtgaaacaggaaagaggatgacaagtccaattccacaagcggccaccgggggagcccagaatccaaattcacaacagacaccgcaCCAGCACCAGAGATGGTTGACTGAATGGTGACTATCGGTTCATTTCTTAAACCCTTAACATTATTTGCATTTGACAAAAAATCCTCCACGTTAGACCGATCCTTTACACCGAGCTGGATGTCTGACTTTCAGAGAAAAGAAGCCAAGTCAATGTTGGTAACTTCTTAATATGTGAATATGTCTTTTATTAACTATGTTGGGGTGTGTGGAGTGGACTGttacacagccggcatctgcctcTAGCAGCAGCGATCAGAACTGGCTCCAGTCACTGCTGTTACAGGGGAACTCCAGAGAGATAAACCATTCTCCTGGACACTCCTCCATGTCTATAGAGCTGACATTCATCACCATAGAATGTGCTATACACTGTGTGAATGAGCAGGCATAGACCCCGAGTAGAAGGGGGAAGGTGGATTCAAACACATGAAGCAAAGCTGGAACACACAGGCCATGTAGCCTGGTAGGGGCTGGCCGTGCCCCCAAATCTGAGGCGTAACCTCCCCGAAGGGTGACGGGGCACCGAGGAGCAGCATGACAGTGTATATGTGATGTTGTGATGATTACCAGCAAGGACATCCATTACACTCACAATTCCTCCCAAAGAACAGCAGCCCCATATGGAGAAGCCAAtggaaaaatgaaatagttacggtTCTTGGAAAAAAGAGGAGGAAACAGGCAGAAGTGCAAACGCACAAAAAAAGGTCAATAA harbors:
- the LOC143785032 gene encoding uncharacterized protein LOC143785032 isoform X3, translating into MSYRSSSHGGRIVVGISSRSSEQDLQWLMDFIRRTFRDHVSDVKYLQISNSNRIEWERSVNTCSFVMLYHTKRQGRINITDVDGALYDEELKILSITLGRSNVLVVLDDLDNCSDSEKQRIQVTQPSLQTFSSEFFLFPEEGKRDEAMKKKADFIKFFGIKAAARDPQPNTTKTKDTSSSIFPQIFSRFLPDSNSKPITQWRPKLPSMDLPSLPSSQPQSRLKISIFSRSAENNYGWLTEWLKTTYMTRPVEVHAVYISNTSSQFYSELSNCSFAILYHTKKHGRINITDVTDNLYDEELRDLSRALGKENVIVVIDDLQNADSSEKNRILSNQPSIGRLAQGLFLFNEKKKNGENLEEIKQILRKKMPSNENMISDYRQDAADRKHKDSSVPGRSPDSAHSQDSRVHKESTPSWSQPTEVRRKPENVTASDTTRKGADDSGPEAKKRNLDPNPDSSQVAAEVGRSIQEAFTYSTLFSEKISLANMKFQEYQQLKEKEFRDMREEKERIQRENAELKFQNGDLVMKLRESEDNHKQLLESYIKTVEEKDRTIEKFRQDLRNKDSIMSENQDTRWKMEDKMNELKEKLCEKEKLLIEEIRSRNQAERAMEKLHQDLRNKDKIKEEHRDTIRKMEEKIQQLQNAYHGMETNARQEHAGYDSQRHKVRSPIPGQEADKTGANQDVKKYEWKGEGSSWDRTQWNTVMSNPGPKPAETQSLREADEQIEELRRRIQQKDEEIQNLKTQVQIGETLINDLLEASEGGKKKPKS
- the LOC143785032 gene encoding uncharacterized protein LOC143785032 isoform X1 yields the protein MSYRSSSHGGSNRIVVGISSRSSEQDLQWLMDFIRRTFRDHVSDVKYLQISNSNRIEWERSVNTCSFVMLYHTKRQGRINITDVDGALYDEELKILSITLGRSNVLVVLDDLDNCSDSEKQRIQVTQPSLQTFSSEFFLFPEEGKRDEAMKKKADFIKFFGIKAAARDPQPNTTKTKDTSSSIFPQIFSRFLPDSNSKPITQWRPKLPSMDLPSLPSSQPQSRLKISIFSRSAENNYGWLTEWLKTTYMTRPVEVHAVYISNTSSQFYSELSNCSFAILYHTKKHGRINITDVTDNLYDEELRDLSRALGKENVIVVIDDLQNADSSEKNRILSNQPSIGRLAQGLFLFNEKKKNGENLEEIKQILRKKMPSNENMISDYRQDAADRKHKDSSVPGRSPDSAHSQDSRVHKESTPSWSQPTEVRRKPENVTASDTTRKGADDSGPEAKKRNLDPNPDSSQVAAEVGRSIQEAFTYSTLFSEKISLANMKFQEYQQLKEKEFRDMREEKERIQRENAELKFQNGDLVMKLRESEDNHKQLLESYIKTVEEKDRTIEKFRQDLRNKDSIMSENQDTRWKMEDKMNELKEKLCEKEKLLIEEIRSRNQAERAMEKLHQDLRNKDKIKEEHRDTIRKMEEKIQQLQNAYHGMETNARQEHAGYDSQRHKVRSPIPGQEADKTGANQDVKKYEWKGEGSSWDRTQWNTVMSNPGPKPAETQSLREADEQIEELRRRIQQKDEEIQNLKTQVQIGETLINDLLEASEGGKKKPKS
- the LOC143785032 gene encoding uncharacterized protein LOC143785032 isoform X2, with product MSYRSSSHGGSNRIVVGISSRSSEQDLQWLMDFIRRTFRDHVSDVKYLQISNSNRIEWERSVNTCSFVMLYHTKRQGRINITDVDGALYDEELKILSITLGRSNVLVVLDDLDNCSDSEKQRIQVTQPSLQTFSSEFFLFPEEGKRDEAMKKKADFIKFFGIKAAARDPQPNTTKTKAAQSAALDSRLSDSRAKSNSKPITQWRPKLPSMDLPSLPSSQPQSRLKISIFSRSAENNYGWLTEWLKTTYMTRPVEVHAVYISNTSSQFYSELSNCSFAILYHTKKHGRINITDVTDNLYDEELRDLSRALGKENVIVVIDDLQNADSSEKNRILSNQPSIGRLAQGLFLFNEKKKNGENLEEIKQILRKKMPSNENMISDYRQDAADRKHKDSSVPGRSPDSAHSQDSRVHKESTPSWSQPTEVRRKPENVTASDTTRKGADDSGPEAKKRNLDPNPDSSQVAAEVGRSIQEAFTYSTLFSEKISLANMKFQEYQQLKEKEFRDMREEKERIQRENAELKFQNGDLVMKLRESEDNHKQLLESYIKTVEEKDRTIEKFRQDLRNKDSIMSENQDTRWKMEDKMNELKEKLCEKEKLLIEEIRSRNQAERAMEKLHQDLRNKDKIKEEHRDTIRKMEEKIQQLQNAYHGMETNARQEHAGYDSQRHKVRSPIPGQEADKTGANQDVKKYEWKGEGSSWDRTQWNTVMSNPGPKPAETQSLREADEQIEELRRRIQQKDEEIQNLKTQVQIGETLINDLLEASEGGKKKPKS